A window from Drosophila nasuta strain 15112-1781.00 chromosome 3, ASM2355853v1, whole genome shotgun sequence encodes these proteins:
- the LOC132789351 gene encoding attacin-B-like: MQSSSILILAVVAISACVEAMPQRFQTLPYYPPPTQPPRPIRVRRQVLGGSLASNPAGGADAKLALSKGIGTPDHNVIGQVFAAGNTQKGPVTTGGSLAYNNHGHGFDLTKTHTPGVQDSFTQSAHANLFNNGRHNLDAKVFASQNKLANGFEFQRNGAGLDYSHINGHGASLTHSNIPGIGKQLGLDTRANLWSSQDRNTRLDLTGNASKWTSGPFSGQTNFGGGLGLSHHFG; encoded by the exons atgcagagcagcagcatcctcATCCTGGCCGTGGTGGCCATCAGTGCTTGTGTGGAGGCCATGCCCCAACGCTTCCAAACTCTGCCCTACTATCCACCTCCAACTCAGCCACCTCGTCCTATTCGAGTGCGTCGTCAGGTGCTGGGCGGTTCCCTGGCCTCGAATCCTGCAGGAGGCGCTGACGCCAAGTTGGCTCTTAGCAAGGGCATTGGAACTCCAGACCACAATGTGATTGGACAAGTCTTTGCCGCAGGCAACACTCAAAAAGGTCCAGTTACCACTGGTGGATCGTTGGCCTACAACAA TCACGGACATGGCTTCGATCTGACCAAGACCCACACTCCCGGTGTCCAGGACAGCTTCACTCAGTCTGCCCATGCCAATCTCTTCAACAATGGCAGACACAACCTGGATGCCAAGGTTTTCGCCTCCCAGAATAAGCTCGCCAATGGCTTTGAGTTCCAGCGCAATGGAGCTGGACTGGATTACTCCCACATCAATGGACATGGTGCCAGTCTGACTCACTCCAACATTCCCGGCATTGGCAAGCAATTGGGTCTGGATACCCGAGCTAATCTCTGGTCCTCCCAGGATCGCAATACTCGCCTTGACTTGACTGGAAACGCTTCCAAATGGACAAGCGGTCCTTTCAGTGGCCAGACCAACTTTGGCGGCGGATTGGGGCTGAGCCACCATTTCGGTTAA